In bacterium, the genomic stretch GCAACCGACCATCACAGAGAAGGAGGCGGAGTGATGAAGCGTTCGATTCTGGCGCAGGCGGTGGCCGTTGCGGCTGCCGGGGTGCTCGTCGCGGCGGCCGTGCCGGCGTTCGCCGGCGAGGACTTCTGCCCCATGGGCGGCATGCTCATCAAGGCGCAGGTCGACAAGGAGAAGGCGGTCGAGTGGAGCAAGGACTACCGCAAGGCGGTCGTCGCCAACGAGGACTCCGACGACTGGTCCGTGCTCACCCTGAGCAAGACCGACGACGACATCGCGATCGTCGTGCGCGCGGGTTCGGTCTTCTTCGGCGTCGCCGGCAAGGGCAAGGCCGAGGTGGACGCGCGGCTGGCGGAGAAGGCCTTCGGGCGCGACCTGCGCGACCTGCCGGAGGCGATCAGGAAGGACCTCGAGGCGCTGCGCAAGGCCGGCGGGGTCGCCATCGAGGGCTCGGACGTCGACAACCTCGCCAAGGCCGCAGCGCTCGGGACCTTCGAGAAGGCGCGGCGCGACTGGGAGCTCACGAAGCAGGACTGCACCGGCACCGACGTCGACACCTCCGGGTTGTAAGCCTCGGGGCGGGCCTCGGCGCCCGCCGCGCATCGGCTCCGGGCGCCGCACGCCGGCCCCGGGGCCGATCGTCGTTTCCGGGATCCGCGTGTCCGCTGGCGCGGCCCCGCCCGTTTCACTAGAATAGGCCTCCGATGGCCGTCTACATCGCCCGGCGCCTGCTGCTCATGATCCCGCTGCTCGTCGGGATCACGGTCATCTCGTTCCTCGTCGTGCACCTCGCGCCGGGCGAGCCCACGGACATGATGACCGATCTCAACCCGAAGGCCTCGCTCGAGGCCAAGGTGCGCCTGCGCGAGCTCTACGGCCTCGACCAGCCGCTGCACGTGCAGTACTGGCGCTGGGTCTCGCGCCTCGCGCGCCTGGACTTCGGGACCTCGTTCTCGGCCGACCGCCGCCCGGTGCTGGAGAAGACCCTCGAGCGCATGCCGGTCACGATCGGTCTGAACGTGCTCTCGGAGATCTTCGTCTTCGCCATCGCGATCCCGGTCGGCATCCTCGCCGCGGTGCGGCGCGGCTCGCTCTTCGACAAGGGCTCGACCGTCGCGGTGTTCTTCTTCTTCTCGGTGCCGACGTTCTGGCTGGCCCTGCTGGCGATGATCCTCTTCGGCGTGAAGCTCGGGTGGCTGCCGATCTCGGGACTGCGCTCGGTCAACCACGACCTGCTCGGCCCCGGGGGCCGCGCGCTGGACCTCGCGCGCCACCTCGTGCTGCCGGTGGTCGTGGGCAGCATCGGCGGGCTGGCCGGCATCTCGCGCTTCATGCGCTCGGGGATGCTCGAAGTCGTCCGCCAGGACTACGTGCGAACCGCCCGGGCCAAGGGGGTGCCGGAGGGGAGCGTCATCTGGCGGCACGCGCTGCGCAACGCGGTGCTGCCGATCATCACCATCCTCGGGCTCTCCGTCCCGGGCCTCATCGCCGGCTCGGTGATCTTCGAGACGATCTTCGCGATTCCCGGGATCGGCCAACTCATGTGGCAGGCGGTCATGGCGCGCGACTACCCGATGATCCTCGGGAACCTGGTCATCTCGGCGGTGCTGACGCTGGTGGGCAACCTGCTCGCGGACGTCGGCTACGTCGTCGCCGACCCGCGGATTTCCTTCGGCGGCAGGAGCTGACGGCGGCGATGACCCGCGCCGCGAGTCACGCGGACCGACGGCGCTTCGTCCGTCTGCTCGCCGCGCGCCTGCGGGAGAACCGCCTGGCGATGGCCGGCCTCGTGCTCGTCGCCCTGCTGGCTGCCACGGCGCTCGTGGCCCCCTGGATCGCGCCGCACGACCCGACGGCGATCGACGCGCGGACCATCCTCACGGGCCCCAGCGCCGCGCACCTGCTGGGGACGGACGACCTGGGGCGGGACGTGCTCTCGCGCCTGATCTACGGCGCGCGCATCTCGCTGGCGGTCGGCTTCGTGTCGGTCGGCATTGCCGTGCTCATCGGCGCGACGCTCGGGGCCTGCGCCGGCTACTTCGGCGGCCTCGTCGATGCGGTGGTGATGCGCTTCGTCGACATCATGCTCTGCTTCCCGAGCACGTTCCTGATCCTGGCGGTCATCGCCTTCATCGGCCCGAGCATCTGGAACGTGATGTTCGTCATCGGCGTCACCGGCTGGATGGGCGTCTGCCGGCTCGTGCGCGCGGAGTTCCTGACCCTGCGCGAGCGGGACTTCGTCGTCGCGGCGCGCGCGCTCGGCGCCGGGGACGCGCGGCTGATCTTCCGGCACATCCTCCCGAACGCGATGGCACCGGTGCTCGTCGCCGCCGTCCTCGGCGTGGCCGGGGCCATCCTCACGGAGAGCGGCCTCTCGTTCCTCGGACTGGGGGTGCAGCCGCCGACGCCGTCGTGGGGGAACATCCTGACCGCGGGCAAGGACAACATCGACGTCGCGTGGTGGCTCTCGTTCTTCCCCGGCCTCGCGATCACGCTGACGATGCTCGGCTACAACATGCTCGGGGAGGGGCTGCGAGACGCGTTGGACCCCCGCCTGTCGGAGTAGTCAAGCTTCGGGCTGCGCACCCGGAAGGACGCCGGCTTTGGCGTTGGCTTGGCGGGGCGCTCAGAAGGGTCCAGATGCAAGGAGGGCGACGAAGCGGATGCTGAGGCGGGCTCGTGCCCGCCGCAGGCAGACGCGAGGAGCCCAACGCCGCAGATGGGCCCTTATCAGCGTCCCGCCTACCCCTGCGCGGCGCCCTTGAGCTTGAGCAGGGCGGCCGAGACCTCCTCCGTCGTGCGGAAACGCTTCGTGAGGTTCTTCTCGGTGCAGCGCTCGACCAGTTCGTCCAGCCACGGCGGCACGTCCGGGACCAGTTCCCGCACGCGCCGGCGGCCGAGGTGGTCGGTGCCGCCGGTGAGGAGTTCGAAGAGGATGACACCCATCGAGTAGATGTCGGCCTGCCGGTCGGGCGGAAGCCCGGCGAGAACCTCCGGCGAGGCGTACGGCTCGGCCGGGGTGGCGGCGCCCTGGATCCGGATGTTGTTCTCCATGTCGACCGCGACCGCCTCCGGCGTGAGGCAGCCGTAGAGCACGTTCGCGCGGTGGCTCTCGGCGAGCGCGCGCATCGCCTGCACCCACAGCCGCATGCAGTAGCGCGGCTCCATCCGCCCCGCGTGGATCATGCTCCGGAGGGAAAAGACGCGCTCGCCCGGCGCGCCCCGGTCGGCGCCCTCGTCGGCCTCGATCATCGCGGCCAGATCCTCGGGGGACGGCGGCGGCTCGGGGGCCAGCTCGAGTTCTTCGACCTCGAGGTCGATGTCCGCCGGGGCCGGCCGTGCCGGCCGCGGCCGCTGTGGCTGCGCGCCCTGGGCGACCGCGCCCGCCCGCGTGAGCAGCGACTGCAGGCCGGAGGCAGCGCGCAGGTGCCCGGGCACCGCCGCGAGGACGGCGCGGTACGCCTCCGCGGCGCGCTCACGCTCTCCGGCCAGCGCGAGCAGCGCAGCGTGGGTCGTGTGCTGCTCCGCGTTGCGCGCCGTGACCCCGGCGTCGCCGAGGAGCGGCCGGTAGGCCTCCGCCGCCTCCGCGTACATCCGCTCCTCCTCGAGCAGCCGCGCCGCCCGGGCGTGGTTGCCGGCGGCGGAGTACTCGCGCGCGGCCGCCACCGCGTTGCCGAAGAGCTCGAGCGCCTGGGCGGCGCGCAGGTGGTCGCCCTTGTTGCGGAAGATCTTCGCCGCCTCGACGTAGTTCTTCGTCCGCATGTAGATGCCCGCGGCGCGCAGCGAGCCGCCGGAGCGGACATGCAGCGCCGCAGCGGTCTCGAGCTCGCCGGCCGCCTCGTAGCAGTCGGCGGCGCGCGGCAACTCGCGCGCCCGCTCCCAGCAGGTCGCCGCCTTGAAGGAATCGCCCGCCTCCTCGTACCGGGCGGCCGCCGCGGCGAAGTTGCCCCGCCGCTCCTCCGTCTGTGCCTGCGCGAGCGGATCCGCCGCCGGCGCGGCCGCGCTGGCGCGGACTTCACCGAAGAGCCTGCGGTAGACGAGGAACGCGACGGGCAGCAGGACGACGACGGCGAGCAGGGCCACGACGAGGACCGCCGTGCGCGAGGCCGCGTCGACCACCTCGAGCCCCGCCGGGGCCGCGTCTGCTGCCGCGCGAGCCGCGGCGGGCGCGGACAGCGCCACGATCGTAGCGCTGGCGCGCACGCGGAGGCCGACGGCAGACGGCGCGCGATGATGCCTCTTCATGGGATCCGTCGGGGAGTATGCCGCATGGGACCGCGGCCCGGCAAGTGCGCCGCCCTAGCGCGCCGGCAGGTCACCGACCGCGAGCGTGATCCGCGAGCGTGATCCGGCCTGCGTCCAGCCGGCGGCGACGCCGGCGGTTCTCACCGCCGCGATCAGCTCGAGGTCGCGCGCGACGTCGGGGAGGCCCCGCTGTCGTGCGCGCAGCAATCCCGCGACGGGCGCGGCATAGCGGCGCACGGCCGGGAGCAGCCGCGCGACATCGATCGCCGAGACGGACTCCAGCGCCGCGCCCGCCGGCAGCGCCGGCACGGCGCCGGTGGGCGCGGCGTCGGGCCCGAGCGCCTCGATGAGCGCCGGCTGCGTGGCGAGGACGAGCCGGCCGCCGGCCGCCGCCCCCCAGAGGTCGAATTCCCCCGCGAGCGGCAGGGACTCGCGCGTCGACAGCGCGGTGCCCCAGCGCCCGGCCGTGGCGCTCCGCGCGTCGGGGGGGAAGAGACGGCGCAGCGCCTCCTGCGCCGCCGCGCCGTCCCGCATCGCGATTGCGAGCAGGCCGTGCGGCCGCGGAAAGAGCCCGGCCTCCTCGACGGACGTGATCGCCAACGCGAACCCGTCGCCGAGGGCCGGCAGCCAGGCCCCCGCCACGCCCTGGCGCCGGGCCACGGCTGCGGCGCGCTCCGCCAGGAAGTCCGCGAGGAAGGCGGGCGGCGGACCCGCCGCCGCATGGGAGAGCAGGGGGGCGATGCCCGTCAGTGCGAGGGGCAGGGGCGGCTTCGCGCCGGGTTGGAGGCGCGCGCTCGCGCCCGGCGCGTCGACGAAGACGTCCACCGTCACCGGCTGTCCCGCGGCCACAACCGCGCCTGCCGCCGCAGGGGGGGCGCCCGAGGGGCCCGCGGTCCACTGCGGCAGTCGGCCGCCGCGCGCGAACAGGCGCAACGTCCCGCCCTCGGGCAATGCCGCTGCGACGCGCCGCCAGTCCTCGCTGCCGGTCAGGGCGCGGTCCCCGGCGCCCCCCGCGAGGCGGGCCGCCTGCCGCGTCAGGTCCGGGTTGCTGCCGACGACGAGCAGTCTGCCGGAGACGAAGAGACGGATCGCGCCAGCGCCCGCGCCGACGGTGACGACCGTCGTGCCGCCGAGGTCCTCGGGGGTGACGCCGGCGCCAAGCAAGCCGGCGCGCAGCGCGGCGCGCCCTGCCGCGGCGAGGGCCCAGCCTCGCAGACTGAGTCGTCCGGCCGTGATCCAGGGGACGTCGGCATCCGGTTGCGGCGGCGGGCCGTCGCCCGAATACCACGCGGCGGCCGCATCGGTGCCGACGAGGTCGAGAAGGAGGCCGCGGCGCCCGGGGGTGAAGCCGGTGACGCGACCGATCGCGGCGCGAAGATCGTCGAGCACCCGCACCGCCTCGCTGCGCTCGAGCCAGGAATACGTCGGGCCGGCGGCGAACGCCGCGGCAAAGCGCGTGTCGTCCACCTGCGCGAGCACCCTGCCCGCGCCATGCAGCTCCACCGCGACGCGGGCGCCGTCGGGGAGCAGTTCGCGCGCCGCGCGCCGGTCCCACGAGGCGAGGGCGACCGCCACCGCGGCCGCCACGGCGACGGCGAGCAGCAACCGCCGCACGGAAAGCGCGCCGCGCGCCATGTCGCGGCTAGGGGCGCGCGCGCCGCGCCGCGTCGAGGACCTCGCGCAGCGGCCGGCCGGTCCGCTCGGCGATGCGCCGGCAGTCCTCGTACTCCGGCTCGAAGCGCACCGGTTCCCCGCCGAGGTCCGCCGTCTTGACGCGGACGGTGCCGCCGTCGAGCGCGACCTGCGTCTCGCGCCGCCGCAGGACGACCCTCGCCGTCCGCCGCACCCGGTAGCCGAGCGTGCCGGTCTCGCGCACGAGCAGCGCGCCGAGCGCGGACTCCGTGCCCTCGGGCGCGACGACGGTGAGCAGGTGTCCCGGGCGCCCCTTCTTCATCAACACCGGCGTCACGAAGGCGTCGCGCGCGCCCTCGCGCAGCAGGCGCTCGAGCGTGTAGGCGACGATCTGCGGCGAG encodes the following:
- a CDS encoding ABC transporter permease — encoded protein: MAVYIARRLLLMIPLLVGITVISFLVVHLAPGEPTDMMTDLNPKASLEAKVRLRELYGLDQPLHVQYWRWVSRLARLDFGTSFSADRRPVLEKTLERMPVTIGLNVLSEIFVFAIAIPVGILAAVRRGSLFDKGSTVAVFFFFSVPTFWLALLAMILFGVKLGWLPISGLRSVNHDLLGPGGRALDLARHLVLPVVVGSIGGLAGISRFMRSGMLEVVRQDYVRTARAKGVPEGSVIWRHALRNAVLPIITILGLSVPGLIAGSVIFETIFAIPGIGQLMWQAVMARDYPMILGNLVISAVLTLVGNLLADVGYVVADPRISFGGRS
- a CDS encoding ABC transporter permease, which gives rise to MTRAASHADRRRFVRLLAARLRENRLAMAGLVLVALLAATALVAPWIAPHDPTAIDARTILTGPSAAHLLGTDDLGRDVLSRLIYGARISLAVGFVSVGIAVLIGATLGACAGYFGGLVDAVVMRFVDIMLCFPSTFLILAVIAFIGPSIWNVMFVIGVTGWMGVCRLVRAEFLTLRERDFVVAARALGAGDARLIFRHILPNAMAPVLVAAVLGVAGAILTESGLSFLGLGVQPPTPSWGNILTAGKDNIDVAWWLSFFPGLAITLTMLGYNMLGEGLRDALDPRLSE